Proteins encoded by one window of Methanomassiliicoccus luminyensis B10:
- a CDS encoding ABC transporter permease produces the protein MLRETWALTRRELKHWYRVKMQVFMTMVQPIVWLGLFGQAFNLQSLIPDVPGAEAQFSSLFAGAPDYFSFMSVGMLSVITLFACMFSGMSIVWDRRFGFLNKLKVAPIPRGIIPLSRVLSTVIRAMIQAGIVFVIALLFLYVPGLTGLGLRPDFGVLELVGMFLVLFLLSVGFASLFTTIALGVENQEVLFGVINLINLPIMFASAALFPTSAMPDWLRAVANFNPLTWASDALRQMAFNNPDPIWGLGTEILALALFAGALVGLSVWLSDRLLSNK, from the coding sequence ATGCTCCGCGAGACCTGGGCGCTTACGCGCAGGGAGCTTAAGCACTGGTACAGGGTGAAGATGCAGGTCTTCATGACCATGGTCCAGCCCATCGTGTGGCTCGGGCTGTTCGGTCAGGCGTTCAATCTGCAATCGCTCATCCCGGACGTTCCGGGGGCGGAAGCGCAATTCTCCTCGCTGTTCGCCGGCGCGCCGGACTACTTCAGCTTCATGTCCGTGGGCATGCTGTCGGTGATCACGCTCTTCGCGTGCATGTTCTCCGGTATGTCCATAGTATGGGACCGCCGCTTCGGCTTCCTCAACAAGCTGAAGGTGGCCCCGATCCCCCGGGGCATCATACCGCTGTCCAGGGTCCTCTCCACCGTCATCCGGGCGATGATCCAGGCAGGCATAGTGTTCGTCATAGCCCTGCTGTTCCTCTACGTCCCCGGGCTGACCGGGCTGGGCCTGAGGCCTGACTTCGGCGTACTGGAGCTTGTCGGCATGTTCCTGGTGCTGTTCCTGCTGTCGGTCGGCTTCGCCTCGCTGTTCACCACCATCGCGCTGGGGGTGGAGAACCAGGAGGTCCTGTTTGGGGTCATCAACCTGATCAACCTCCCCATAATGTTCGCCTCCGCGGCGCTTTTCCCAACCAGCGCCATGCCGGATTGGCTCCGCGCGGTCGCCAACTTCAACCCCCTCACATGGGCATCCGACGCGCTGAGGCAGATGGCCTTCAACAATCCTGATCCCATCTGGGGTCTGGGGACCGAGATCCTGGCCCTGGCGCTCTTCGCCGGCGCGCTGGTCGGCCTGAGCGTGTGGCTGTCCGACCGGCTGCTGAGCAACAAATGA
- a CDS encoding daunorubicin resistance protein DrrA family ABC transporter ATP-binding protein codes for MSTIEISGLSRRFGKFTAVDHLDLQVQGTEVFGLLGPNGAGKTTTIKMLTTLLPPSSGKASIGGYDIVERAKEVRGVIGYVPQMLSADPALTGRENLTIFAKLYDVPRSQRADRVQDAIEKMGLVDFGDKQVRTYSGGMIRRLEIAQSTLHRPRVLFLDEPTVGLDPIARRTVWEMVKLLRDDYGTTIFLTTHLMDEADLLCDRIGIMHKGKLVALGTPRELKEEVGASTLDDVFVAHAGTTLESSNGGNYREIQRERRTAQRLG; via the coding sequence ATGAGCACGATCGAGATATCAGGACTTTCGCGCCGCTTCGGCAAGTTCACCGCGGTGGATCACCTGGACCTTCAGGTGCAGGGGACCGAGGTGTTCGGCCTGCTCGGGCCGAACGGCGCGGGGAAGACCACGACGATCAAGATGCTGACGACGCTGCTGCCGCCCAGCTCGGGAAAGGCGAGCATCGGCGGCTACGACATCGTGGAGCGGGCCAAGGAGGTGCGCGGGGTCATAGGGTACGTGCCGCAGATGCTGTCGGCCGATCCCGCCCTCACCGGGAGGGAGAACCTCACCATCTTCGCCAAGCTGTACGACGTGCCGAGGTCCCAGCGCGCGGACCGGGTGCAGGACGCCATCGAGAAGATGGGCCTGGTCGACTTCGGCGACAAGCAGGTGCGCACCTACTCCGGCGGCATGATCCGGCGCCTGGAGATAGCGCAGTCCACCCTGCACCGGCCCAGGGTGCTGTTCCTGGACGAGCCGACGGTGGGGCTGGACCCCATCGCCCGGAGGACGGTGTGGGAGATGGTAAAGCTCCTTCGGGACGACTACGGGACCACCATATTCCTCACCACCCACCTGATGGACGAGGCCGACCTGCTGTGTGATCGCATCGGCATAATGCACAAGGGAAAGCTGGTGGCCCTGGGCACCCCCCGGGAGCTGAAGGAGGAGGTCGGCGCGAGCACGCTGGACGACGTGTTCGTGGCCCACGCCGGAACGACCCTGGAATCGAGCAACGGAGGCAACTATCGTGAGATACAGCGGGAACGCAGGACTGCCCAGCGCCTCGGCTGA
- a CDS encoding ABC transporter permease, which yields MRYSGNAGLPSASADPTARGGPLACAWDFLRKMLVIAELDARKLRHDPVELLTRAVQPALWLLIFGSVMNQVRIIPTGSIPYLDFMTPGVLAQSVLFISIFYGISIIFERDLGMVHKFLVSPISRTAIVAGKALSAGTRSLSQAVIIYILALVIGVHLVLDPVSIAVVVIVTLLGAAIFALMSMTIASIVRSRDRFMGIGQMITMPLFFASNAIYPISLMPDWLKVIAWANPLTYVVDALRGAMIVGGVSEYGVLTNLAILGTMAVVLLLISGRLYPRIGT from the coding sequence GTGAGATACAGCGGGAACGCAGGACTGCCCAGCGCCTCGGCTGATCCCACGGCCCGCGGGGGACCGCTGGCGTGCGCATGGGACTTCCTTCGGAAGATGCTCGTCATTGCCGAGCTGGACGCCCGGAAGCTGCGCCACGACCCCGTGGAACTGCTGACCCGCGCGGTGCAGCCGGCACTGTGGCTCCTGATCTTCGGCTCGGTCATGAACCAGGTGCGGATCATCCCCACCGGCAGCATACCGTACCTGGACTTCATGACCCCGGGGGTCCTGGCCCAGAGCGTGCTGTTCATCTCGATATTCTACGGCATATCGATCATCTTCGAGCGGGACCTGGGAATGGTGCACAAGTTCCTGGTCAGCCCCATCTCCAGGACGGCGATAGTGGCCGGGAAGGCGCTCTCCGCCGGCACCAGGAGCCTGAGCCAGGCGGTCATCATCTACATCCTGGCGCTGGTCATCGGCGTGCACCTGGTCCTCGACCCCGTCTCCATCGCGGTGGTGGTGATCGTGACGCTGCTGGGCGCGGCGATATTCGCCCTGATGTCCATGACCATCGCGTCCATAGTGAGGTCCAGGGACCGCTTCATGGGCATCGGGCAGATGATCACCATGCCCCTGTTCTTCGCCAGCAACGCCATCTATCCCATCTCCCTGATGCCCGACTGGCTGAAGGTCATCGCCTGGGCCAACCCGCTGACCTATGTCGTCGACGCGCTTAGGGGGGCCATGATCGTCGGCGGCGTGAGCGAGTATGGGGTCCTGACGAACCTGGCTATCCTCGGCACCATGGCAGTGGTCCTGCTGCTCATCAGCGGGAGGCTGTACCCGCGGATAGGGACGTGA
- a CDS encoding AAA family ATPase — protein MLIEFSVKNFRSIKNEIHFSMLASSDESLMENTFEVPALPKHRLLRMAAIYGPNASGKTNIIYAFDNLRRLVLTSHSFQKGTKMGHAPFALDENWAGKPTKYEVSFIRNNIRYKYGLEYNNEEVVSEFLYYYPNNKKSTIFERNMNDNKWSFTVDKKEQELASKQTLENTLYLSRSTQLNYSKTGEAFMWFRDNAGLILPSTQPDLEDWTARMLSKDEETKKTILSGLAEADLGIVDVNAVIKKYKDLEKEQPGSIPAQLKQLLELNKEAEPELISIRTGHKGIDKKGKPKIVTFDFQQGESEGTKRMFSLIGPWVDALKTGRMIFVDELDVKLHPSLIRFLLGMFNDPGQNRKGAQLIFTTHDTGLLNLGLFRRDQIWFTQRDHKLGDTELFSLVEFGPRKDSNLEKGYLAGRYGALPFIKGKKVLQ, from the coding sequence ATGCTCATCGAATTCTCCGTCAAGAACTTTCGTTCGATAAAAAATGAGATACACTTCAGCATGTTGGCATCCTCGGACGAGTCGCTGATGGAAAATACTTTTGAAGTCCCCGCGCTCCCGAAGCACCGGCTTCTGAGGATGGCGGCAATCTATGGCCCCAACGCCTCTGGAAAAACCAACATCATTTATGCTTTTGATAATCTCAGAAGGCTGGTATTGACGTCCCATTCATTTCAGAAAGGAACAAAAATGGGACATGCTCCATTCGCATTGGATGAGAACTGGGCGGGTAAGCCGACAAAATATGAAGTATCGTTCATAAGGAACAATATCAGGTACAAATACGGCCTGGAATATAATAATGAAGAGGTCGTTTCCGAGTTCCTTTATTATTATCCTAACAACAAGAAGTCGACCATATTCGAGAGAAATATGAACGATAATAAATGGTCATTTACTGTCGATAAAAAGGAGCAGGAGCTCGCTTCCAAGCAAACGCTCGAGAATACATTGTACCTGTCGAGATCGACGCAACTGAATTACTCGAAGACCGGTGAGGCCTTCATGTGGTTCAGGGACAATGCCGGATTGATCTTGCCCTCTACCCAGCCTGATCTTGAGGATTGGACCGCCCGAATGCTTTCGAAAGATGAGGAGACGAAAAAAACGATATTATCGGGTCTGGCCGAAGCTGATCTGGGGATAGTCGATGTCAATGCGGTAATCAAGAAGTACAAAGATCTTGAGAAAGAGCAGCCTGGATCGATACCAGCTCAATTAAAGCAGTTGCTGGAGCTTAACAAGGAAGCGGAACCGGAACTCATCTCCATAAGGACAGGACATAAAGGGATCGATAAAAAAGGGAAGCCGAAGATCGTGACATTTGATTTCCAACAGGGGGAATCAGAGGGAACGAAGAGAATGTTCTCGCTCATAGGCCCATGGGTCGATGCGCTGAAGACAGGCCGGATGATATTCGTCGACGAATTGGATGTCAAATTGCACCCATCGTTGATAAGGTTCCTTCTAGGGATGTTCAATGATCCAGGTCAGAACCGGAAAGGGGCCCAATTGATCTTTACCACCCATGACACTGGCCTCCTCAATCTGGGACTCTTCAGACGCGACCAGATATGGTTCACTCAGCGCGATCACAAGCTCGGGGACACTGAGCTGTTCTCCCTGGTCGAATTCGGCCCTCGAAAGGACTCCAACCTTGAAAAGGGCTATCTCGCCGGAAGGTATGGCGCCTTGCCGTTCATCAAAGGGAAAAAGGTCCTCCAATGA
- a CDS encoding RloB family protein, with amino-acid sequence MNGLRRRKQSGRERRKLLYLVCEGERTEPIYFNNFRTPECDFRIIILSDHNNDPIGLVSRAIKVIDDEVFDSEYGDQVWCVFDVDQNSDEKLQAALGMATDRGISIALSNPCFEIWYYIHFTFCSSKLSRQDLLVKLDNYIKDYNKTMNVFECTKDMLPMAIKNAKKLNKMHEGAAVALIGTGSNPSSQVYRVIETINRMMQHDA; translated from the coding sequence ATGAACGGGCTTAGGCGAAGGAAACAGAGCGGAAGAGAAAGAAGAAAGCTGCTGTATCTGGTGTGCGAGGGGGAGAGAACGGAACCGATCTATTTCAATAATTTCAGGACCCCCGAATGCGATTTCAGAATAATCATCCTGTCCGACCACAACAATGACCCCATCGGGCTGGTCTCCCGGGCCATTAAGGTCATAGACGACGAGGTGTTCGATTCCGAGTATGGCGACCAGGTCTGGTGCGTTTTCGACGTGGATCAGAACAGTGACGAGAAGCTACAGGCCGCCTTGGGAATGGCCACGGATCGCGGAATATCCATTGCTCTTTCCAACCCGTGTTTTGAGATATGGTACTACATCCATTTCACATTCTGTTCATCAAAGCTTTCGAGGCAGGACCTATTGGTCAAATTGGACAATTATATAAAAGACTACAATAAAACCATGAACGTGTTCGAATGCACCAAGGACATGTTGCCAATGGCGATCAAGAACGCGAAGAAATTGAACAAGATGCATGAGGGGGCTGCAGTTGCGCTTATCGGCACAGGGAGCAACCCATCATCTCAGGTGTATCGGGTCATTGAAACAATCAACAGGATGATGCAGCACGACGCCTAG
- a CDS encoding CooT family nickel-binding protein: protein MCESTVFIEEGGEVREAMRDVARITMHDRDAVCIDIVGRQLILEGVDLKEANLLGHGLVFRKA from the coding sequence ATGTGCGAGTCCACGGTGTTCATCGAGGAGGGCGGGGAGGTCCGCGAGGCCATGAGGGACGTGGCCAGGATAACCATGCACGACAGGGACGCCGTGTGCATCGACATCGTGGGCCGGCAGCTCATTTTGGAAGGGGTCGATCTCAAGGAAGCAAACCTGCTCGGCCACGGCCTGGTGTTCAGGAAGGCGTGA
- a CDS encoding cyclic 2,3-diphosphoglycerate synthase produces the protein MGAAGRDFHDFNTFFRDNEDYEVVAFTAAQIPNIDDRRYPPELAGRLYPEGIPIRPEAELEALIRENGVQQVVFAYSDVPHLELMHTASKVLGWGADFRLMGNQYIRCRSSVPVVSVCAVRTGSGKSPATRKVCAILKGMGLKVVAIRHPMPYGDLVKQECQRFAEHKDLDKYETTIEEREEYEPLIDNGIVVYAGVDYGKILKAAEKEADVIVWDGGNNDFPFYRSDLQIVIADPHRPGHELTYYPGETNARTADVVIINKVQTADRKDILTVRENIKLLNPEALIIDAASPITADRPELVTGKRVLVVEDGPTVTHGGMAFGAGLIAAEDLRAAEIVDPRKYAVGSIAETYERYPHIGRVLPAMGYSPEQVRELKETIDRADCDAVVTGTPIDIRRVVEVNKPVVRARYEVAEVGRPNLQDIITQWYAGLRRDRPQ, from the coding sequence ATGGGCGCGGCGGGACGGGACTTCCACGACTTCAACACCTTCTTCAGGGACAACGAGGACTACGAGGTGGTGGCGTTCACCGCGGCGCAGATACCGAACATCGACGACCGCAGGTACCCCCCGGAGCTGGCCGGGCGGCTGTACCCGGAGGGGATACCCATCCGCCCGGAAGCGGAGCTGGAGGCACTGATACGCGAGAACGGGGTGCAGCAGGTGGTGTTCGCCTATTCGGACGTGCCGCACCTGGAGCTGATGCACACCGCCTCCAAGGTGCTGGGGTGGGGCGCGGACTTCCGGCTCATGGGGAACCAGTACATCCGCTGCAGATCGTCGGTCCCGGTGGTCAGCGTGTGCGCCGTGAGGACCGGGTCCGGAAAGAGCCCCGCCACCAGGAAGGTGTGCGCCATACTCAAGGGCATGGGGCTGAAGGTGGTGGCCATCCGGCACCCCATGCCCTACGGGGACCTGGTGAAGCAGGAGTGCCAGCGCTTCGCCGAGCACAAGGATCTGGACAAATACGAAACGACCATCGAGGAGCGGGAGGAGTACGAGCCGCTCATCGACAACGGCATCGTGGTATACGCCGGGGTGGACTACGGCAAGATCCTGAAGGCGGCGGAGAAGGAGGCCGACGTCATCGTGTGGGACGGCGGCAACAACGACTTCCCGTTCTACCGGAGCGACCTGCAGATCGTCATCGCCGACCCCCACCGGCCGGGGCACGAGCTGACCTACTATCCCGGCGAGACCAACGCCCGCACCGCCGACGTGGTCATCATCAACAAGGTGCAGACCGCCGACCGGAAGGACATCCTGACGGTCCGGGAGAACATCAAGCTATTGAACCCTGAAGCGCTGATCATCGACGCGGCCTCGCCGATAACCGCGGACCGTCCGGAGCTGGTCACGGGCAAGAGGGTGCTGGTGGTGGAGGACGGCCCCACGGTGACGCACGGCGGGATGGCCTTCGGGGCCGGCCTGATCGCGGCGGAGGACCTGCGGGCCGCGGAGATCGTGGACCCGAGGAAGTACGCGGTCGGGTCGATCGCCGAGACGTACGAGAGATACCCCCACATCGGCAGGGTGCTGCCGGCCATGGGCTACTCCCCCGAGCAGGTCAGGGAGCTGAAGGAGACCATCGACCGCGCCGACTGCGACGCAGTGGTCACCGGCACCCCCATTGACATCCGCAGAGTGGTGGAGGTCAACAAGCCGGTCGTCAGGGCCCGCTACGAGGTGGCGGAGGTGGGTCGCCCGAACCTCCAGGACATCATCACGCAGTGGTACGCGGGGCTGAGAAGGGACAGGCCACAGTAA
- a CDS encoding NosD domain-containing protein gives MSVLAADGPSDPPISIDGNVDLAAQAALNGWEGDGSKNKPYVISGLSIKTDSPQPAIIVNNTTAHLIIADCLIAPNDPSATGDGYFYYPGIRFFNVTNTRISGLTATGFDHSIVLDSCRDVTIDNSTMSEAHMQGFLVSSSTHLTIENNTICGMHGNGLSLQSTDLSLIQLNNVSFNKGIGLDLDFVNSNNVIRWNLASTNGGYSYGHGMYLAGNGNVIYGNVFIGAGGKNSAPVRVGVYVTNTWSSPEGVGNYYGINYDSKTGLFGNLTGRPVASLTDADSNGIADGAYVISSDAPNDADHNPLMSPAFPPRDLRAAVSGDMVTLTWSEPLYTTCPIGHYVVSIDNGGRVSQHAVSGTSFVDQVEDPDSWTAITYTVRWVGKFLSSGPSNEAIGRNPDRPAVEIVSDMGVGKTTLGGITIWSNRSLDPRSVLVAWAGFDSNSDEMNYFLKVDNGPWMEMGHATNRTFSGLAEGGHIITVRAIDDDGNQIEDSKTFSVYQYIEMSLFCSPFLDDGKERLRVRGTAWDTVAGDPMAGLPIVLSYTVDGGQSWTFRTVTTGPDGSFQSDFGLEKGAIMGVTLVTETFDQNWAYHTFFENVTYVAMTLQDRDGIFLTQSTSMLSEFTYSSTMLRFTVDGDSGTSGSTSIIIPKSAVNGVDGIRMTLDGEPVDHSVSEEGDYWILTFNYSHSAHQVVVEIPSNRIFGILPPDLVPLIVLAMVGAVVAAGVGVFLFRRKRA, from the coding sequence ATGAGCGTCCTGGCCGCGGATGGGCCATCGGACCCTCCAATATCCATCGACGGGAATGTGGACCTCGCGGCCCAGGCGGCCCTGAACGGCTGGGAAGGGGACGGGAGCAAGAACAAGCCCTATGTCATCTCCGGCCTCAGCATCAAGACCGACTCGCCCCAGCCAGCCATAATAGTCAACAACACTACCGCTCATTTAATCATCGCCGATTGCTTGATAGCGCCGAACGACCCCAGCGCAACAGGCGATGGGTACTTCTACTACCCTGGGATCAGATTCTTCAATGTCACCAATACGAGGATCAGTGGCCTGACGGCGACGGGGTTCGATCATAGCATCGTTCTCGACTCATGCCGTGATGTGACGATCGACAACAGCACGATGTCGGAAGCGCACATGCAAGGGTTTCTGGTCAGTTCGTCCACCCATCTGACCATCGAGAACAACACCATATGCGGCATGCACGGCAACGGCCTGAGCCTTCAATCTACCGATCTCTCGCTCATCCAGCTCAACAACGTATCCTTCAACAAAGGTATTGGCCTCGACCTTGACTTCGTCAACTCGAACAACGTTATAAGGTGGAACCTGGCATCGACCAACGGAGGCTACAGCTACGGCCATGGCATGTACCTCGCCGGGAACGGCAACGTGATCTATGGCAACGTATTCATTGGCGCCGGGGGCAAGAACTCAGCGCCGGTCAGGGTCGGGGTCTACGTCACCAACACCTGGAGCTCTCCTGAAGGCGTCGGCAACTACTATGGGATCAATTACGACAGCAAGACCGGACTGTTCGGCAACCTAACAGGGAGGCCCGTGGCATCACTCACAGATGCGGACTCCAACGGCATAGCTGATGGGGCATACGTGATCTCATCCGATGCGCCGAACGATGCCGACCATAATCCTCTGATGAGCCCGGCCTTTCCCCCCAGGGACCTTAGGGCCGCCGTGTCGGGGGACATGGTCACGCTGACTTGGAGCGAGCCCCTGTACACCACCTGCCCGATCGGGCATTACGTCGTCTCCATTGACAACGGGGGGAGAGTATCTCAGCATGCCGTATCCGGAACATCGTTCGTGGACCAGGTCGAGGACCCCGACAGCTGGACCGCCATAACGTACACCGTCAGATGGGTGGGCAAGTTCCTGAGCAGCGGGCCGAGCAACGAAGCCATCGGCCGCAACCCGGACCGTCCCGCCGTAGAGATAGTATCCGACATGGGTGTCGGCAAGACCACGCTCGGTGGGATCACCATCTGGTCCAACCGCTCGCTGGACCCTCGCTCCGTGCTCGTCGCGTGGGCCGGGTTCGATTCCAACTCTGACGAGATGAACTACTTCCTGAAGGTGGATAATGGGCCCTGGATGGAAATGGGGCATGCCACAAACCGAACGTTCAGTGGCCTTGCCGAAGGGGGCCACATAATCACGGTCAGAGCGATCGACGACGACGGGAACCAGATCGAGGACTCCAAGACCTTCTCCGTGTACCAATACATCGAGATGTCCCTCTTCTGCTCCCCGTTCCTCGATGATGGGAAGGAGCGCCTGCGGGTGCGGGGAACGGCCTGGGACACCGTCGCAGGAGATCCTATGGCTGGCCTCCCCATAGTACTGAGCTATACCGTCGACGGAGGTCAGAGCTGGACCTTCAGAACAGTGACCACAGGGCCCGACGGCAGCTTCCAGTCCGACTTCGGCCTCGAGAAGGGGGCCATCATGGGGGTGACGCTCGTCACCGAGACGTTCGACCAGAACTGGGCGTACCACACCTTCTTCGAGAACGTGACGTACGTCGCGATGACACTTCAGGACAGGGACGGGATATTCCTGACCCAATCGACATCCATGCTGTCCGAGTTCACCTATTCGTCGACCATGCTCAGGTTCACTGTTGATGGGGATAGCGGGACTTCCGGCTCTACCTCCATAATAATCCCCAAGAGTGCGGTGAACGGGGTCGACGGCATAAGGATGACCCTGGACGGCGAGCCGGTTGATCATTCTGTCTCTGAAGAGGGCGATTACTGGATCCTGACGTTCAACTACTCTCACAGCGCGCACCAAGTGGTCGTGGAGATACCGTCGAACAGAATCTTCGGCATCCTGCCCCCGGACCTCGTGCCCCTGATCGTGCTGGCCATGGTCGGGGCAGTGGTGGCAGCCGGTGTTGGCGTGTTCCTGTTCAGGAGGAAGAGAGCCTAA
- a CDS encoding cytochrome c biogenesis CcdA family protein, with amino-acid sequence MELEIYHNSTNQQLFYEFSQRYGVKDPKIPAVFLADVAMIAEDEIEELLEPTIQRIIDSDYTIAPPEPVPGGDNTTGSVGPGPSKDLTIAMVIGASLADSINPCAISVMVFLLMFMSNLGDRKKVLYVGVAYIVAVFLVYFIAGLGLLTFLHSTSMTRAVYYIAASLSIALGLINIKDFFLMGRKSDEKATLAIPESRKPLIKKYIEKASIPAAIVLGIVVSLFELPCTGGVYLAILSLLSNSMTMWEGIPYLALYNAIFVLPLGIILGVFYRGTTADKLNTWRLEKRRWLRLLLGVVMMAIGGIMLYEVL; translated from the coding sequence GTGGAGCTGGAGATATACCACAACAGCACCAACCAGCAGCTGTTCTACGAGTTCAGCCAGCGCTACGGCGTCAAGGATCCCAAGATCCCCGCGGTGTTCCTGGCGGACGTGGCCATGATAGCCGAGGACGAGATAGAGGAGCTGCTGGAACCGACCATCCAGCGCATCATCGACTCCGACTACACCATCGCCCCGCCCGAGCCGGTCCCGGGCGGCGACAACACCACCGGGAGCGTGGGCCCCGGCCCGTCCAAGGACCTCACCATCGCCATGGTCATCGGGGCCTCTCTGGCCGACAGCATCAACCCCTGTGCCATCAGCGTGATGGTCTTCCTGCTGATGTTCATGAGCAATCTCGGGGACCGCAAGAAGGTCCTCTACGTCGGCGTCGCCTATATCGTGGCGGTGTTCCTGGTGTACTTCATCGCCGGCCTGGGGCTCCTGACGTTCCTGCACTCCACCTCCATGACCCGGGCGGTCTACTACATCGCCGCCTCGCTGTCCATAGCTCTGGGCCTCATCAACATCAAGGACTTCTTCCTCATGGGCAGGAAGAGCGATGAGAAGGCCACCCTGGCCATCCCCGAATCGAGGAAGCCGCTGATCAAGAAATACATAGAGAAGGCCAGCATCCCCGCGGCCATAGTGCTCGGCATCGTGGTCAGCCTGTTCGAGCTGCCCTGCACCGGGGGGGTGTACCTCGCCATCCTGAGCCTGCTGAGCAACAGCATGACCATGTGGGAGGGCATACCGTACCTGGCGCTGTACAACGCCATATTCGTGCTGCCGCTGGGCATCATACTGGGAGTGTTCTACAGAGGGACCACGGCGGACAAGCTCAACACCTGGCGCCTGGAGAAGAGGCGGTGGCTGAGGCTCCTGCTCGGCGTGGTGATGATGGCCATCGGCGGGATCATGCTCTACGAGGTGCTGTGA